In the Chroococcidiopsis sp. SAG 2025 genome, one interval contains:
- a CDS encoding PAS domain-containing protein produces the protein MPKVTRSQIASYGVAILVVMLALALMLGLDSWLGMTKTPFLLFYGAVAIAAWYGGLKPGIVATILSILFSNYFFHYPTYTFIVDLPDLLRLGLFALQGVMVSYLCEELRIAKHRAEIDRQREQKAKAQAEVMQQRLAFLDRANTVLTSSLDYETTLRSVVELTIPEFADLCTVDILPADLAINPLVAVQAKDPDRADLVRQLTAAYPLDLNDQAHPITRVFQTGRSELIPEVTEANYVAMAQDAEQLEFFRQLKIKSAICVPLLAHEEVFGVLSLMLTTSQRHYCNEDLTLAEELGRRVGLAMENSRLHRQLKQAMQRQEATLALIDTWLASSPVGLAFLDTNLRYVHVNQALANINGIPLNDHFNRSVREVLPKWGDMLEPFLRQVLQTGEPLLNQELSGETNLPGVYRHSLVNFYPVCLASGQTLGIGATVVDITQLKQTQTSLSQREAELSLITNTVPALIAYVDTNQRYRFVNRTYEQWFGHPATEICGRHIRQVLGEAAYEKIRPYVEQALAGQAVRYESQVPYQDGGVRYIEAVYIPQFDSRGRVEGFVSLVSDISDRKRAELERDRLLQQEQAARQLAELNIQRIYQLQNLTAALAQALTTEQVREILLHQGLAAFNATRGWIGVLHEDGKTVEIVCSIGYQEEEIASYRHVPLNSSLPLTDTIRTGEMVIARSPAEYQQLYPSLADTYIASGSQAIASLPLTIEGRTIGSLGLSFNQSRDFDLAERAFMITLARQCAQALERSRLYDAEKVAKEAAESANRIKDEFLAVLSHELRSPLNPILGWAKLLRSRQYSEAARNRALETIERNAKLQAQLVDDLLDVSRILRGKLALKFVPVDLISTIRAAMETVQLSAEAKQIHLVFEGAGSSEQGAGKRAEGEKRIQNPKSKIQNFPTPTLPLPIPLVLGDSGRLQQVVWNLLSNAVKFTPAGGRVEISLQLPNPDSHSPTPDSQKSVQIQVSDTGKGISPDFLPYVFDYFRQADSSTTRTFGGLGLGLAIVRHLVELHGGTVGVDSLGEGRGTTFTMTLPLLEGSRESGVGNREMHHSPSQTQQLLLQGVRVLAVDDDPDMREYVNCVLQQHGAKATVVSSAEDALMALSQQMPDIILSDIGMPLIDGYMLLEKVRSLVQSRSLSIPAIALSAYAGEYDQQKALAAGFQLHLPKPVDPDELVKAIAEIVSTTRSCDRS, from the coding sequence ATGCCAAAAGTTACCCGCTCCCAGATTGCTTCCTACGGGGTTGCCATCCTTGTCGTAATGCTAGCTCTGGCGCTCATGCTGGGGTTAGACTCTTGGTTGGGAATGACAAAAACTCCGTTTTTGCTGTTTTATGGGGCAGTAGCGATCGCGGCTTGGTATGGAGGGTTAAAACCTGGAATAGTAGCAACTATCTTATCGATTCTATTCAGTAATTACTTCTTTCACTACCCGACTTATACATTCATAGTTGACCTGCCCGACTTGTTGCGGCTAGGATTGTTTGCCTTACAAGGAGTCATGGTTAGCTATCTGTGCGAGGAGTTACGCATAGCAAAGCACAGAGCAGAGATCGACCGACAGCGGGAACAGAAAGCCAAAGCCCAAGCAGAGGTAATGCAACAAAGATTGGCTTTTTTGGATCGTGCCAACACCGTACTCACGTCTTCCCTCGATTATGAAACAACGTTGCGATCGGTTGTAGAACTAACTATTCCCGAATTTGCCGATCTCTGCACTGTCGATATTCTCCCCGCAGACTTGGCGATTAATCCTCTGGTTGCCGTTCAAGCCAAAGATCCCGATCGAGCAGATTTGGTGCGTCAACTTACAGCTGCCTATCCTTTAGATTTAAACGACCAAGCACACCCAATTACTAGAGTTTTTCAAACAGGGCGATCGGAATTAATCCCTGAAGTCACAGAGGCAAACTATGTAGCTATGGCGCAAGATGCCGAGCAGTTGGAATTTTTTCGGCAATTAAAGATTAAATCTGCAATTTGCGTCCCACTGCTTGCGCATGAGGAAGTGTTCGGCGTACTATCGCTGATGCTGACAACATCTCAGCGTCATTACTGTAACGAAGATTTAACCCTAGCTGAGGAATTAGGGCGGCGAGTCGGGTTGGCAATGGAAAACTCTCGCTTGCATCGCCAATTAAAACAAGCAATGCAACGACAAGAAGCAACCCTGGCATTGATCGATACTTGGTTGGCTAGTTCTCCTGTCGGTTTAGCTTTTTTAGATACCAATCTTCGTTACGTCCACGTCAACCAAGCCTTGGCAAACATCAATGGTATCCCTCTCAACGACCACTTCAATCGCAGCGTGCGAGAAGTGCTACCAAAGTGGGGTGATATGCTAGAACCATTTTTGCGGCAAGTGTTGCAAACGGGAGAGCCACTGCTTAACCAAGAACTCAGCGGTGAAACAAACCTCCCAGGAGTTTATCGCCATTCTCTAGTCAACTTCTATCCCGTTTGTCTGGCAAGCGGTCAAACATTGGGTATAGGTGCAACTGTAGTCGATATCACTCAACTCAAACAAACCCAGACATCGCTAAGTCAACGAGAGGCAGAACTCAGCCTCATTACCAACACCGTTCCCGCATTAATTGCCTACGTCGATACCAACCAGCGCTATCGCTTTGTAAATCGCACCTACGAACAATGGTTCGGTCATCCCGCTACAGAAATTTGTGGCAGGCATATACGGCAAGTCTTAGGCGAAGCTGCTTACGAGAAGATTCGCCCTTATGTAGAGCAAGCACTAGCAGGGCAAGCAGTTAGATACGAAAGTCAAGTTCCCTATCAAGATGGCGGAGTGCGTTACATCGAAGCAGTTTATATTCCTCAGTTCGACAGTCGAGGACGGGTAGAGGGATTTGTCTCTTTAGTCAGCGATATTAGCGATCGCAAACGCGCCGAACTAGAGCGCGATCGCCTGTTGCAGCAAGAGCAAGCGGCACGTCAACTCGCAGAGTTAAATATCCAGCGAATTTACCAATTACAAAATTTAACTGCTGCTCTAGCTCAAGCATTGACGACAGAGCAAGTCAGAGAAATTTTACTGCATCAAGGACTAGCTGCCTTCAATGCCACAAGAGGCTGGATCGGCGTGCTGCACGAAGATGGTAAGACAGTAGAGATTGTCTGCTCGATTGGCTACCAGGAAGAAGAAATTGCCTCCTATCGGCACGTACCGCTAAATTCGTCACTTCCCCTTACCGATACAATCCGCACGGGGGAAATGGTCATAGCGCGATCGCCTGCTGAATATCAACAGCTTTATCCGAGTCTTGCAGACACATATATTGCTTCTGGTTCTCAAGCAATTGCCAGCTTACCATTGACAATCGAAGGACGAACGATCGGTTCTTTAGGGCTAAGTTTCAATCAGTCCCGCGATTTCGATCTGGCGGAACGTGCTTTTATGATAACTCTAGCGCGGCAATGCGCCCAAGCTTTGGAGCGATCGCGGTTGTACGATGCTGAAAAAGTGGCAAAAGAGGCAGCAGAATCCGCAAATCGCATTAAGGATGAATTTTTAGCCGTACTATCGCACGAATTGCGATCGCCCCTCAATCCGATCCTCGGTTGGGCAAAATTATTGCGATCGCGTCAATATAGTGAAGCAGCAAGGAACCGCGCCTTAGAAACCATCGAGCGCAATGCTAAACTCCAAGCCCAACTCGTAGACGATCTGCTTGATGTCTCCCGCATTCTCCGAGGCAAACTCGCATTAAAATTCGTCCCGGTGGATCTCATCAGTACGATCCGAGCTGCCATGGAAACAGTGCAATTAAGTGCTGAAGCGAAGCAGATTCATTTAGTTTTTGAGGGAGCAGGGAGCAGTGAGCAGGGAGCAGGGAAGAGAGCTGAGGGAGAAAAACGAATCCAAAATCCAAAATCTAAAATCCAAAACTTCCCGACTCCCACTCTCCCACTCCCGATTCCCCTAGTTCTAGGGGACTCAGGACGATTGCAACAGGTAGTCTGGAATTTGCTATCTAATGCGGTTAAATTTACTCCTGCTGGCGGACGAGTCGAGATTTCGCTCCAACTTCCGAATCCCGACTCCCACTCTCCCACTCCCGACTCCCAAAAATCTGTCCAAATCCAAGTTTCCGACACTGGCAAAGGTATTAGTCCTGATTTTCTACCTTATGTATTCGACTACTTCCGCCAAGCCGATAGCAGTACAACTCGGACTTTTGGCGGATTGGGTTTAGGACTGGCGATTGTACGTCACTTAGTAGAGTTACACGGTGGTACGGTTGGGGTAGATAGTCTCGGTGAAGGACGGGGAACTACATTTACTATGACATTGCCTTTATTGGAAGGGAGCCGGGAGTCGGGAGTCGGGAATCGGGAGATGCATCACTCGCCATCCCAAACTCAGCAATTACTGTTGCAAGGCGTGCGCGTACTAGCAGTAGACGACGATCCAGATATGCGAGAGTATGTGAACTGCGTGTTACAACAGCATGGAGCAAAAGCAACGGTCGTGAGTTCGGCAGAAGATGCATTAATGGCTTTGTCTCAACAAATGCCGGATATCATTTTGAGCGATATCGGGATGCCACTGATAGATGGTTACATGTTGCTAGAAAAAGTCAGAAGTCTGGTACAGTCCCGATCGCTGTCAATTCCTGCAATTGCCCTAAGTGCTTATGCTGGAGAATACGACCAACAAAAGGCACTCGCCGCAGGATTTCAGTTGCATTTGCCTAAGCCTGTAGATCCTGATGAATTGGTGAAAGCGATCGCGGAGATTGTCTCGACAACTCGCTCCTGCGATCGCTCCTAA
- a CDS encoding ABC transporter ATP-binding protein codes for MLKIQRLNKSYRKRRILQDLTLHILPGEIYGLLGANGAGKTTVINIICNLLQADSGEIAIADRPVSGATKKTIGVVPQENLLYKTLTCTENLNFFAQLYGISVKHRKQQIQSCLAAVNLLDWAKTPVEKLSGGMKRRLNIAIALVHQPKLVILDEPTTGLDVEARYEIWELILQLQRQGTTILLTTHLLDEAERLCHRIGILKNGQIIAEGSLAQLRQRISAEEIIIVQTPEEEKAIARAIELGFNYRYYGRDLAFWLPEPLDLKEIISLFEGIPLNAISRQPVRLEYIYLEVTKSVASG; via the coding sequence ATGTTGAAAATCCAGAGGCTTAATAAATCTTATAGAAAAAGGCGGATATTGCAAGACCTAACGTTGCATATCTTACCAGGAGAAATTTACGGTTTATTAGGGGCAAATGGAGCAGGAAAAACAACTGTAATAAATATTATTTGTAATCTTCTACAAGCAGATAGCGGAGAAATTGCGATCGCCGACCGACCCGTTTCTGGTGCTACAAAGAAAACTATTGGTGTTGTCCCCCAAGAAAATTTACTCTACAAAACCTTAACTTGCACGGAAAACCTTAATTTTTTTGCCCAGCTTTACGGTATTTCAGTTAAACACAGAAAGCAACAAATTCAGTCTTGTTTAGCTGCTGTCAACTTATTAGACTGGGCAAAAACTCCTGTAGAAAAACTTAGTGGAGGCATGAAACGGCGGTTGAATATTGCGATCGCCTTAGTTCATCAACCCAAATTAGTTATTTTAGACGAACCAACTACAGGTTTAGATGTAGAGGCGCGTTACGAGATTTGGGAATTAATTCTGCAACTCCAACGTCAAGGAACTACTATTTTACTCACCACTCATTTATTAGACGAAGCCGAACGTCTTTGTCATAGAATTGGAATTTTGAAAAATGGTCAAATAATCGCTGAAGGTAGTTTAGCTCAACTACGTCAACGCATATCTGCTGAAGAAATTATTATCGTACAGACACCTGAAGAGGAAAAAGCGATCGCTCGGGCAATAGAATTAGGTTTTAACTATCGTTACTATGGCAGAGATCTTGCTTTTTGGCTCCCAGAACCTTTAGATTTAAAAGAAATTATTTCCCTCTTTGAAGGCATTCCCCTTAATGCTATTTCCCGTCAACCCGTGCGACTAGAATATATTTATTTAGAAGTCACTAAATCAGTGGCTAGTGGCTAG
- the pheT gene encoding phenylalanine--tRNA ligase subunit beta has translation MRISLNWLREIVDITMTPEELAHTLTMAGFEVEEIEDRRTWADGVVIGKVLECQRHPNADKLSVTKVDIGKGEPLNIVCGAPNVRADIYVAVATVGTYLPKIDVKIRAANLRGVRSEGMICSLAELGLSKESAGIHIFDEVGAHSRAPLQLGDDVRPLLGLDDTILDLTATANRADALCMVGIAREVAALTGATLRLPQPNALSIPTTAELALAVLQPQACPAYIGTAIEGIKIAPSPKWLQQRLQAAGMRPINNVVDATNYIMLEWGQPLHAFDRDRLLAVTKEESNPSPLTPRSSPLTIGVRFAESGESLKTLDGQNRNLTSQTLLITANEKPVALAGVMGGEATEVGDTTQNLLLEAALFDSVAIRRSARSLGLRTEASARYERGVNYAELELACRRAISLIQQIAGGTAVSQQIADRRPDMGTLSRSIQLRLDRVNQILGLVDLGDTDGELQPDEMQQILMALGCQVTPDAEKERVWIVTVPPYRYRDLEREIDLIEEIARVYGYDKFCTTLPEATEFGFLSVEQQLTRQIREAMRSAGLTELMHYSLVKPGEDRQVVLANPLFAEYAALRTDLMVGLVDAFQYNLEQGNGALNGFEIGRIFNQDEAGIDEMEAIGGILGGDATQGKWVSAGRDRPMSWYEAKGILESVFQRLGLSIEYQPSRQDTRLHPGRTASLWLQGNRLGVFGQLHPQLRQERGLPDEVYVFQLDLDLLFDALDVEEMLVPRFKPYSNYPAADRDIAFFAPVDVSVAELERAIAHAGGQLLESVELFDEYRGQGVPAGQRSLAFRLVYRASDRTLTDAEVEPVHQKVRESLVEKFSLNLRS, from the coding sequence ATGCGTATCTCTTTGAACTGGCTGCGGGAAATAGTCGATATCACGATGACTCCAGAGGAGTTGGCTCATACGCTCACTATGGCTGGCTTCGAGGTGGAAGAGATCGAAGACCGTCGTACTTGGGCTGATGGTGTCGTCATCGGCAAAGTGCTGGAGTGTCAGCGCCACCCTAACGCCGATAAATTGAGCGTCACGAAGGTCGATATTGGCAAAGGCGAACCTTTAAATATTGTGTGTGGCGCACCGAATGTACGTGCAGATATCTATGTAGCAGTTGCTACCGTCGGCACTTACTTACCTAAAATTGACGTAAAAATTCGTGCTGCCAATCTGCGGGGAGTGCGTTCCGAAGGCATGATTTGTTCCCTAGCAGAACTAGGACTATCGAAAGAATCTGCTGGTATCCATATTTTTGATGAAGTAGGGGCGCACAGCCGTGCGCCCCTACAGTTGGGTGATGACGTTCGCCCCCTTCTAGGTTTAGACGACACAATTTTAGACTTGACAGCAACGGCAAATCGTGCCGATGCTTTGTGCATGGTAGGGATTGCGCGAGAGGTGGCGGCTTTAACTGGAGCAACGCTGAGATTACCACAACCAAATGCTTTATCGATTCCAACAACGGCAGAATTAGCGCTCGCCGTTCTCCAACCGCAAGCTTGTCCGGCTTATATCGGTACTGCGATTGAGGGAATAAAAATTGCACCTTCTCCAAAATGGTTGCAACAGCGCTTGCAAGCAGCAGGAATGCGACCGATTAATAATGTGGTGGATGCAACCAACTACATTATGTTGGAGTGGGGTCAACCGCTACACGCATTCGATCGCGATCGCCTATTAGCAGTCACCAAAGAGGAATCCAACCCCTCACCCCTCACTCCTCGCTCCTCGCCCCTCACAATTGGCGTTCGCTTTGCTGAATCAGGAGAAAGCTTAAAAACTTTAGACGGACAAAACCGCAACCTCACTAGCCAAACTCTGCTGATTACAGCCAATGAGAAACCTGTAGCTTTAGCTGGAGTGATGGGAGGAGAAGCAACGGAAGTTGGCGACACAACTCAAAATCTATTATTAGAAGCAGCATTATTTGATTCTGTGGCGATCCGTCGTTCGGCGCGCAGTTTGGGTTTGCGTACAGAAGCTTCGGCAAGGTACGAGCGCGGTGTGAATTATGCTGAATTAGAATTAGCCTGTCGTCGCGCCATTAGTTTAATCCAGCAAATAGCTGGAGGTACGGCGGTAAGTCAGCAAATTGCCGATCGCAGACCGGATATGGGTACGCTATCGCGATCGATCCAACTGCGCCTCGATCGCGTCAATCAAATTTTAGGCTTAGTCGATCTTGGCGATACGGATGGAGAATTGCAGCCGGACGAAATGCAACAAATTTTGATGGCGTTGGGCTGTCAAGTCACGCCAGATGCAGAAAAAGAGCGAGTCTGGATCGTTACCGTACCACCCTATCGTTATCGCGACCTAGAGCGGGAAATCGATTTAATTGAAGAAATTGCCCGTGTTTACGGTTACGATAAATTCTGCACCACGCTGCCAGAAGCAACAGAATTTGGCTTTCTTTCGGTCGAACAACAGCTAACGCGGCAAATCCGAGAAGCTATGCGATCGGCAGGATTAACAGAATTAATGCACTATTCTTTAGTGAAACCAGGGGAAGATCGGCAAGTGGTGCTGGCTAACCCTTTATTCGCCGAATATGCAGCCCTACGCACGGATTTGATGGTTGGTTTAGTCGATGCCTTCCAATATAATTTGGAACAGGGAAATGGGGCGCTCAATGGTTTTGAAATTGGACGAATCTTCAATCAAGATGAAGCTGGAATCGATGAAATGGAGGCGATTGGAGGGATTTTAGGTGGCGATGCCACGCAAGGTAAATGGGTCAGCGCCGGACGCGATCGCCCGATGAGTTGGTATGAGGCAAAGGGTATATTAGAAAGCGTATTTCAGCGTTTGGGATTGTCGATCGAATATCAACCCAGCCGACAAGATACGCGCTTACACCCAGGGCGCACGGCTTCTTTGTGGTTGCAAGGAAACCGCTTAGGTGTCTTCGGACAGTTGCATCCCCAGTTACGGCAAGAAAGAGGTTTACCGGATGAGGTTTATGTTTTCCAACTCGATTTAGATTTGCTATTTGATGCTTTGGATGTAGAGGAAATGCTCGTTCCTCGCTTCAAACCTTATTCTAATTACCCAGCTGCCGACAGAGATATTGCTTTTTTTGCCCCCGTAGATGTCTCGGTAGCAGAATTAGAACGGGCGATCGCTCATGCAGGTGGTCAGCTACTAGAGTCGGTAGAATTATTTGATGAGTATAGGGGTCAAGGTGTTCCCGCAGGACAAAGAAGTTTGGCTTTTCGATTAGTTTATCGGGCAAGCGATCGCACTTTGACCGACGCAGAAGTAGAACCCGTACATCAAAAGGTCAGAGAATCTTTAGTCGAGAAGTTTAGTTTGAATTTGAGAAGTTGA
- the guaD gene encoding guanine deaminase codes for MSSLKAFRSSFLDFIADPFYISELESARYIPDGLLVLEDGKIKEIGTYDSLQHKYPEISITAYPGMLIVPGFIDTHVHFPQLEIIAAYGEQLLTWLNKYTFPTEGKFKDKAYAQKVAAIFLDELLKNGTTTALVFATVHPESVDAFFEEANRRHLRAIAGKVMMDRNAPDFLTDTAETSYQETKALIQKWHKKDRLLYAVTPRFAITSTNEQLQIAGRLLKEFPDVYLHTHISENVDEVAFVKQLFPESQGYLDVYDRAGLVGDRSVFAHGVHLTDEEFQRLSQANAAIAFCPTSNLFLGSGLFRIGTAKSKDCPVKVGLGTDVGGGTSLSLLRTANEAYKIAQLRQQKLSPFQALFLATLGGAKALKLEDKIGNFDPGKEADFIVLDPRATPLMAFRNSDATPTSLEELAERIFTLVIMGDDRAIHATYIMGGLVMGNG; via the coding sequence ATGTCATCTCTCAAGGCTTTTCGTAGTTCGTTTCTAGATTTTATTGCCGATCCATTCTATATATCTGAATTAGAAAGCGCGCGCTATATTCCTGATGGATTATTAGTTTTAGAAGATGGCAAAATTAAAGAAATAGGAACCTACGACAGTCTTCAACATAAATACCCAGAAATTTCAATAACTGCTTATCCTGGGATGCTGATAGTGCCGGGATTTATTGACACTCACGTTCACTTTCCCCAACTAGAAATAATCGCCGCCTACGGGGAACAATTATTAACGTGGTTGAACAAATATACATTTCCCACTGAAGGGAAATTTAAAGATAAAGCCTATGCTCAAAAAGTAGCCGCTATCTTTCTCGATGAATTATTGAAAAATGGTACGACAACAGCATTAGTATTTGCTACCGTTCATCCTGAGTCTGTAGATGCTTTTTTTGAGGAAGCTAACCGCCGCCATCTGCGGGCGATCGCTGGTAAAGTGATGATGGATCGTAATGCTCCAGATTTTCTGACCGATACCGCAGAAACATCATATCAAGAAACAAAAGCACTCATTCAGAAATGGCATAAAAAAGACCGCTTGCTTTATGCTGTGACTCCTCGCTTTGCCATAACTTCAACCAACGAGCAATTACAAATAGCCGGAAGACTCTTAAAAGAATTTCCCGATGTTTATTTGCATACTCATATATCAGAAAATGTAGATGAAGTTGCATTTGTCAAACAATTATTTCCCGAAAGTCAGGGTTATTTAGACGTGTACGATCGCGCCGGATTAGTAGGCGATCGCTCTGTGTTTGCCCACGGAGTTCACTTAACTGATGAAGAGTTTCAGAGATTATCCCAAGCAAATGCCGCGATCGCATTTTGTCCGACATCAAATTTATTCTTAGGTAGCGGACTATTTAGAATTGGAACAGCTAAATCAAAAGATTGTCCTGTGAAAGTTGGTTTGGGTACAGATGTAGGTGGTGGAACGAGTTTATCTCTCCTACGAACCGCAAATGAAGCATACAAAATCGCTCAACTAAGGCAACAAAAACTCTCACCCTTTCAAGCACTATTTTTAGCAACTTTAGGAGGAGCAAAAGCACTCAAATTAGAGGATAAAATTGGTAATTTTGACCCTGGCAAAGAAGCAGATTTTATTGTCTTAGATCCGCGTGCTACACCATTAATGGCATTTCGTAATTCTGACGCAACTCCAACATCTTTAGAAGAATTAGCAGAAAGAATATTTACCCTAGTCATTATGGGAGACGATCGCGCCATACATGCTACTTATATTATGGGAGGATTGGTAATGGGTAATGGGTAA
- a CDS encoding serine/threonine-protein kinase, which yields MSYCLNPTCQSPENPNSVAQCQSCGSPLQKLRDRYRVTQALAQGGFGATFLAQDDSLPGQPWCVIKQLRPSINTPDVLSMARELFAREAQTLGKIGNHPQVPRLLDYFETDQEFYLVQEFVNGLTIQQEIKRKGPMSEAGIKQFLSEILGILKYIHSQQVIHRDIKPNNLIRRSEDGRLVLIDFGAVKNQVSKTYSSQIENTTLTAFSVGTNGFAPPEQIAMRPVYASDIYAVGITCIFLLTGKSPKDFDYHPSTGEMLWEQEVRISQHLTTVLRKMVEASVRHRYQSADEVLKALEMEPYFDSISSGMATQIRPRPTSTPASQPSQSSQSVYSGLNSHQQYVAALAQNIRARRELGATTGVNTQMTRQQPVAARANAVATVKTPSPTKLKSKEAERLDSGSLLNAYINGRRDFTSQDLSAIDLRRKNLAGIKCYASRLDRANLQEAVLCNGDFGQACLSQANLRNAVLTKAYMSYTDLSGADLRGADLSGAYLSNANLRGANLCGTNLTGATLSDDQLALAKTDWFTKKPNRRG from the coding sequence ATGAGCTACTGCTTAAATCCAACTTGCCAGTCTCCAGAAAACCCAAATTCTGTCGCACAGTGTCAGTCTTGTGGGTCGCCCCTGCAAAAACTGCGCGATCGCTATCGCGTGACGCAAGCACTAGCCCAAGGCGGCTTTGGTGCAACCTTCTTAGCTCAAGACGATAGTTTACCCGGACAACCCTGGTGCGTCATTAAACAACTACGTCCCTCAATCAACACACCTGATGTTTTGTCAATGGCGCGGGAATTGTTCGCCAGAGAAGCACAGACCCTTGGCAAAATTGGCAATCATCCCCAAGTGCCAAGATTATTAGACTATTTTGAAACCGATCAAGAATTTTATCTAGTTCAAGAATTCGTCAACGGTTTAACCATCCAGCAAGAGATCAAGCGTAAAGGTCCAATGAGCGAAGCTGGAATCAAGCAATTTTTAAGTGAAATCTTAGGCATTTTAAAATACATTCACTCCCAACAAGTTATCCATCGAGACATCAAGCCCAATAACTTGATCCGCCGTAGTGAAGATGGCAGACTGGTATTGATTGATTTTGGTGCGGTCAAAAACCAAGTTAGCAAAACCTATAGCAGCCAAATCGAAAATACCACCCTGACTGCTTTTTCTGTGGGAACGAATGGCTTTGCACCACCAGAACAAATTGCAATGCGCCCAGTCTACGCCAGCGATATTTATGCTGTGGGCATCACCTGTATTTTCCTCTTAACTGGAAAATCTCCTAAAGATTTTGACTATCACCCTTCTACAGGTGAAATGCTCTGGGAGCAAGAAGTCAGAATTAGTCAGCACCTAACGACCGTCCTGCGGAAGATGGTTGAGGCTTCCGTCCGCCACCGCTATCAATCGGCTGATGAAGTCCTGAAAGCTTTGGAGATGGAACCATACTTTGACAGCATCTCGTCTGGGATGGCTACGCAAATTCGCCCGCGCCCTACGAGTACCCCTGCTTCCCAACCTTCTCAATCTTCGCAATCAGTTTATTCTGGGTTGAATTCCCATCAGCAGTACGTAGCAGCATTAGCTCAAAACATTCGGGCGCGGCGCGAGCTGGGTGCTACGACTGGTGTAAATACTCAAATGACTCGCCAACAGCCAGTTGCTGCTAGAGCAAATGCTGTAGCAACCGTAAAAACCCCTAGCCCAACCAAATTAAAATCCAAAGAAGCGGAGCGTTTAGATTCTGGCAGTTTACTGAATGCATACATCAATGGCAGAAGAGATTTTACCTCTCAGGACTTGAGCGCGATCGATTTACGGAGAAAAAATCTTGCAGGTATCAAATGTTACGCTTCCAGGCTCGATCGCGCAAATCTGCAAGAAGCAGTTTTGTGTAACGGTGATTTTGGGCAAGCTTGTCTCAGTCAAGCCAATCTGAGAAATGCCGTATTGACCAAAGCATACATGAGTTATACCGATTTGTCGGGAGCCGATTTACGCGGTGCAGATTTGAGCGGTGCTTATCTAAGCAATGCTAACCTCAGAGGCGCAAATTTGTGCGGTACTAATCTAACTGGTGCGACTCTTTCTGACGATCAGCTGGCGCTGGCTAAGACAGATTGGTTTACTAAAAAGCCTAATAGAAGGGGATAG
- a CDS encoding SDR family oxidoreductase: protein MNTQRVAIITAASRGIGAGCARELAARGYKVSLMARNESVFDLAAELNGIATQGSIANPEDLQQLVKTTLDRFGRIDAVVNNFGDPPRPDLLSITDEMWRENFEMLFLSVVRMARLVTEPMRQQGGGAIVNISACDSREPELGTPFSGTLRAAMEGFTKLYAKRYRADKIRMNSVAPFFVADSMEELTGWNVPKDLMHGRPATYIELAKTVAFLISDDAKFISGTTLKVDEAYSAAI from the coding sequence ATGAATACTCAACGAGTTGCCATAATTACGGCTGCTAGCCGTGGGATTGGAGCAGGTTGTGCTAGGGAGTTAGCAGCGCGGGGTTATAAAGTTTCCCTAATGGCGCGAAACGAGAGTGTATTCGATTTAGCAGCGGAATTAAACGGAATTGCGACGCAAGGATCGATCGCTAATCCTGAAGATTTACAGCAATTAGTCAAAACAACATTAGATCGATTTGGACGAATCGATGCCGTAGTAAATAATTTTGGCGATCCGCCGCGACCAGATTTGCTTTCTATTACGGATGAAATGTGGCGGGAGAATTTTGAAATGCTGTTTCTTAGCGTTGTCCGCATGGCAAGACTGGTAACAGAACCAATGCGACAACAAGGAGGTGGGGCGATCGTCAATATATCAGCTTGCGATTCGCGCGAACCAGAATTAGGAACGCCCTTTAGCGGTACGTTGCGGGCTGCAATGGAAGGATTCACAAAACTGTACGCCAAACGCTACAGAGCAGATAAAATTCGGATGAATTCCGTTGCCCCTTTTTTTGTAGCAGATAGTATGGAAGAACTGACTGGGTGGAACGTACCAAAAGATCTAATGCACGGTCGTCCTGCGACTTATATCGAGCTAGCGAAAACGGTAGCTTTTCTAATTTCTGACGATGCCAAATTCATCTCTGGCACAACACTTAAAGTGGATGAAGCTTACTCAGCAGCAATTTAG